A window of the Synechococcus sp. JA-3-3Ab genome harbors these coding sequences:
- a CDS encoding DUF4335 domain-containing protein: protein MPSLTLISHTYQQPTSTLTVRGEAPGLPEAAEGSSTPPLRAIQQNFECQLEIRQGETTKTLQGDSVWLSDLIAVIDRYVGSQLSGAPKGTFSGTVAIRPLDFIFHRLTVRQGENQIAQVDLSMTQLYDLLENLSQVADDIPQLASLGTPVTRAWYRQPAGIAALLVGGIALVAGVGIWASRTPEKRAPTAFNSAQEQLTAPEASGDPLLRLQNTLAQQWQSPPDLQESLIYRVTVDAAGSLLAAEPENELARERRAETPLADLPELPPDPLPTGAKQFRISLGPESRVEVTQIEPL, encoded by the coding sequence ATGCCCAGTCTCACCCTTATCAGTCATACCTATCAACAGCCCACCTCGACCCTCACGGTGCGGGGAGAGGCACCTGGCCTGCCCGAAGCTGCCGAGGGTTCCTCAACGCCGCCCCTGCGAGCCATCCAGCAGAACTTCGAGTGTCAGTTGGAAATTCGCCAGGGGGAGACCACCAAAACTCTGCAGGGGGACAGTGTTTGGCTCAGCGATTTGATCGCGGTGATCGACCGCTACGTCGGATCCCAGCTCAGCGGCGCGCCCAAGGGAACCTTCAGCGGTACTGTGGCCATCCGTCCGCTGGATTTTATTTTTCATCGCCTCACGGTGCGCCAAGGGGAGAATCAGATTGCCCAAGTGGATCTGTCGATGACCCAGTTGTACGACCTGTTGGAGAACCTCTCTCAGGTGGCCGATGACATTCCCCAACTGGCCAGCCTGGGAACGCCGGTAACGCGGGCTTGGTATCGACAGCCTGCCGGGATCGCTGCCCTGCTGGTGGGAGGGATCGCCCTGGTGGCCGGGGTCGGGATCTGGGCCAGCCGCACCCCGGAGAAGAGGGCTCCCACTGCTTTCAACTCGGCCCAGGAGCAGCTCACCGCGCCGGAAGCCTCTGGAGATCCTCTGCTGCGGCTGCAAAACACCCTGGCCCAGCAATGGCAGTCTCCTCCCGATTTGCAGGAGAGCTTGATCTATCGAGTAACGGTGGATGCGGCGGGATCCCTGCTGGCTGCCGAGCCGGAGAATGAGCTGGCCCGGGAACGCCGCGCCGAAACTCCTCTTGCCGACCTGCCGGAGTTGCCGCCGGATCCCTTGCCGACGGGTGCCAAACAGTTCCGCATCAGCCTAGGGCCAGAGAGCCGGGTAGAAGTGACCCAGATAGAGCCCCTCTGA
- a CDS encoding YccF domain-containing protein: MIWLLLFGWPLVLNHLFWAVILAVTVVGIPFAKQHLKLVILSLLPFGRDLR; encoded by the coding sequence GTGATCTGGCTGTTGCTCTTCGGCTGGCCCCTGGTGCTCAACCACCTCTTCTGGGCTGTGATCCTGGCCGTCACCGTCGTTGGGATCCCCTTTGCCAAACAGCACCTGAAGCTGGTCATCCTGTCTTTGTTGCCTTTTGGCCGGGATCTGCGCTGA
- a CDS encoding YccF domain-containing protein produces MLTSLGYILGGLSLCLTIIGIPFGWQSIKLGFAVLAPFGKEVVELPTARCC; encoded by the coding sequence TTGCTGACCAGTCTGGGCTATATCTTGGGGGGGCTAAGCCTTTGCCTGACCATCATCGGCATTCCTTTTGGCTGGCAGAGCATCAAACTGGGGTTTGCAGTGCTTGCCCCCTTCGGCAAAGAAGTGGTGGAGTTGCCAACAGCCCGCTGCTGCTGA